One segment of Primulina tabacum isolate GXHZ01 chromosome 6, ASM2559414v2, whole genome shotgun sequence DNA contains the following:
- the LOC142548133 gene encoding glucan endo-1,3-beta-glucosidase-like, with the protein MNFPFFISAILLLLSGTSANATTIGVTYNTMTPDVPPPDHVVPALQSLKISAVRLLNPSPAAVRSFAYTNISLLLYVPNNLIPSFAANRSAADLWLYSHVLPYHPRTRISLISVGSDAIIDVATTYSTLDPSSILLSAMQNLHLSLRDLGIHTIRVSTTFSFFDIMTTSFPPSSAEFQEPISSLILRPLLQFLVETNSSLLINLYPYNVYRINYDIPIGFALFQENPFNFRDDVVTGVRYRNLFDMMVDGVIAAMAVAWQENIPVIVTETGWPSETEAQAVGNYAEMYLKGLVKHLRSGIGTPLRKEGVTEAYIYELFDESHSEYNGTCDYASMREGAGQHWGIMHPNLTMKYKVDFSASTWILGNDTRLVKIVVGLCTSLLSVSLLLL; encoded by the coding sequence ATGAACTTCCCATTCTTCATCTCCGCTATCTTGCTCCTCCTTTCCGGCACCTCCGCCAACGCAACAACCATCGGAGTAACCTACAACACCATGACCCCCGACGTCCCACCGCCGGACCACGTAGTGCCTGCCCTCCAGTCCCTTAAGATCTCCGCCGTTCGCCTCTTGAACCCCAGCCCCGCCGCAGTCCGCTCCTTCGCCTACACGAACATCAGCCTCCTGCTTTACGTCCCTAATAACCTAATTCCTTCTTTCGCCGCCAATCGCTCCGCCGCAGACCTCTGGCTGTACTCGCATGTCCTCCCCTACCATCCTCGTACGCGGATTTCTCTCATCTCCGTCGGTTCTGACGCAATCATCGATGTTGCTACTACATACTCCACACTGGACCCTTCGTCTATCCTCCTTTCCGCCATGCAGAACCTCCATCTCTCTCTGCGGGACCTCGGAATTCACACCATACGTGTTTCCACCACCTTCTCTTTCTTCGACATAATGACGACTTCGTTCCCCCCTTCCTCCGCCGAATTCCAAGAACCTATCAGTTCTTTGATCCTCAGACCGCTGCTTCAGTTCTTGGTCGAAACCAACTCTTCCTTGTTGATAAATCTTTACCCTTACAATGTCTACAGAATCAACTATGACATACCAATCGGGTTCGCTCTCTTTCAAGAAAACCCGTTTAATTTCCGGGACGACGTTGTCACGGGAGTTCGTTACAGGAATCTATTCGACATGATGGTGGACGGGGTTATCGCAGCAATGGCAGTTGCCTGGCAGGAGAATATTCCGGTGATCGTGACCGAGACAGGATGGCCGAGTGAAACCGAGGCTCAGGCAGTTGGAAACTATGCAGAGATGTACTTGAAGGGGCTGGTGAAGCACCTGAGGTCCGGGATAGGGACTCCTTTGAGAAAAGAAGGGGTGACTGAGGCATACATTTACGAGTTGTTCGACGAAAGCCATTCCGAGTACAACGGTACATGTGATTATGCTTCAATGAGAGAAGGAGCAGGGCAACACTGGGGCATTATGCATCCAAATTTGACTATGAAGTACAAGGTTGATTTCTCAGCTTCAACATGGATTCTTGGAAATGATACAAGATTGGTGAAGATTGTCGTTGGACTATGCACATCTCTGCTAAGTGtttctcttcttcttctttag
- the LOC142548131 gene encoding 7-deoxyloganetic acid glucosyltransferase-like: MLNLAEIFTISGFQVTFLIPEHIVKGPRFSNIHARFARYPSFRFKMISDGLPSDHPRTGERVKDLFESIDIKTKPQFRDLLESGESTSNGMGPLTCIIADGIMSFTIDIAKDFKIPTILFRPFSASCFWTLFCVPKLVEAGELPIKGDIDMDMAIASIPGMIGVLRLRDLPSFCRVEDVTDPQLQHVVSETHRATSAYGLILNTFQDLEESAVTQIHSEIPRLYTIGPLHAYLKLARASHSRISLAKEDTECLLWLDAQPLKSVIFVSFGNMTVLKWLQFIEFWHGLVNSGKPFLWVIPDNLIEGGRQILVGYMEGSEHRGKVVDWAPQEEVLSHPAIGCFLTHSGWNSTLESVYESVPMICWPFYADQQVNSRLVGEVWKIGLDMKDICDRGIVAKMVWEVMEKRRDEFIKSAQEMALLARKSLGEGGSSCTNLVRLIEDIKLMNEPKSS, from the exons ATGCTAAATCTAGCTGAAATCTTCACCATTTCTGGCTTCCAGGTCACATTTTTAATCCCAGAACATATTGTAAAGGGTCCCCGCTTCTCGAACATTCATGCCCGTTTTGCAAGGTATCCCAGTTTTCGCTTCAAAATGATTTCAGATGGTCTGCCTAGCGACCATCCAAGAACAGGTGAAAGAGTTAAGGATCTTTTTGAATCCATAGATATTAAAACGAAGCCACAGTTCAGGGATTTGCTCGAGTCGGGCGAGTCAACAAGCAATGGAATGGGGCCGTTGACATGCATAATTGCTGATGGGATCATGTCTTTCACTATTGATATAGCAAAGGATTTCAAGATTCCTACTATTCTTTTTCGTCCATTTAGTGCTTCTTGCTTTTGGACGTTATTTTGTGTGCCTAAGCTTGTTGAGGCTGGAGAGCTTCCAATAAAAG GGGACATTGATATGGACATGGCAATAGCAAGTATTCCTGGGATGATTGGAGTTCTTAGACTACGTGATCTACCTAGTTTTTGTCGTGTGGAGGATGTAACAGATCCTCAACTCCAACATGTTGTGTCTGAGACTCATCGTGCCACGAGTGCATATGGCCTAATACTCAACACCTTTCAAGACTTAGAAGAATCAGCAGTAACACAAATTCACTCAGAAATCCCTAGACTCTACACAATCGGACCGTTGCACGCATACTTAAAACTTGCAAGGGCATCACACTCAAGAATTAGCCTTGCCAAGGAGGACACAGAATGCTTGTTATGGCTAGATGCTCAACCACTGAAGTCTGTAATTTTTGTCAGCTTTGGAAACATGACGGTTTTAAAATGGCTGCAATTCATAGAGTTTTGGCATGGTTTGGTGAATAGTGGGAAACCATTTTTGTGGGTCATACCTGATAATTTGATCGAGGGTGGAAGACAGATTCTCGTCGGGTATATGGAGGGGAGTGAGCATCGTGGAAAAGTAGTGGATTGGGCACCACAAGAGGAAGTTCTGTCTCACCCTGCAATAGGCTGTTTCTTGACTCACAGTGGATGGAATTCTACGCTGGAGAGCGTTTATGAAAGCGTGCCGATGATATGCTGGCCATTTTATGCTGATCAACAAGTTAATAGTAGGCTCGTAGGGGAGGTCTGGAAAATTGGGTTGGACATGAAAGATATTTGTGATAGAGGAATTGTAGCAAAAATGGTTTGGGAAGTGATGGAAAAGAGGCGGGACGAGTTCATTAAATCTGCACAGGAAATGGCTCTGTTGGCCAGAAAATCATTGGGTGAAGGAGGATCATCGTGTACAAATTTGGTTCGTTTGATCGAAGACATAAAACTTATGAACGAACCAAAGTCTAGTTAA